The following proteins come from a genomic window of Phacochoerus africanus isolate WHEZ1 chromosome 9, ROS_Pafr_v1, whole genome shotgun sequence:
- the LOC125135384 gene encoding uncharacterized protein LOC125135384 codes for MGDSVRQVPPAPGRWASPIAEGLTSTEARNERPSRRPTFRLWMNHTHGSLRLREDKSRLLPINPLSVHVPLALCLWNADQRKELEHLMLKLGWQTTPAVTAEKPFLVSSLVTRDGYGATLSWGWSLGCPWPWRQTGRAAAQKGPGRSGQRSYGHYQTRPWKKGSLRNQHLRSQEMAVTVVSAGAQEGSETQSRRGSCSKKTRGSRPRKRHQPQPQVDDTVTIQHPTGKATLHFLSRETPEGVAGGRPCGVRVPGDGCCLQNQHRRHRRSPGKREKNVCDISSIQHRDACVGAGGKCVPETGGAAADPLWRCTALRSSDTLQEASEVTEDPGE; via the exons ATGGGTGACTCAGTGAGGcaggtgccccccgccccaggcaggTGGGCCTCGCCCATCGCTGAGGGTCTGACTAGTACAGAGGCGAGGAACGAGAGACCTTCCCGCCGTCCCACCTTCAGACTTTGGATGAATCACACCCACGGGAGCCTCCGCCTCCGGGAGGATAAGAGCCGACTCCTCCCAATAAACCCCCTTTCTGTGCACGTCCCACTTGCGCTGTGTCTCTGGAACGCCGACCAGCGCAAGGAGCTTGAACACCTGATGCTGAAGTTAGGCTGGCAGACGACACCAGCTGTCACAGCAGAGAAACCCTTTCTCGTCTCCTCACTCGTGACACGGGATGGCTACGGTGCCACCCTGTCGTGGGGTTGGTCATTGGGTTGCCCATGGCCCTGGAGGCAAACGGGCAGAGCTGCTGCCCAGAAGGGCCCCGGGAGAAGTGGGCAGCGTTCTTATGGTCATTACCAGACCAGGCCTTGGAAGAAGGGAAGTCTTCGTAACCAGCATTTGAGGTCTCAAGAGATGGCAGTGACAGTTGTCTCTGCAGGAGCTCAAGAGGGGTCGGAAACGCAGAGCAGGCGTGGGAGCTGCTCCAAGAAAACCAGGGGGAGCCGCCCTCGCAAGAGACACCAACCCCAGCCCCAGGTGGACGACACCGTCACGATACAGCATCCAACAGGCAAAGCCACCCTGCACTTTCTGAGCAGAGAGACACCAGAGGGGGTCGCTGGCGGACGGCCCTGCGGAGTTCGTGTGCCCGGAGATGGCTGCTGTCTCCAAAACCAACACCGACGCCATCGGCGAAGTCCAGGCAAACGGGAGAAGAACGTCTGTGAT ATTTCCAGCATCCAGCACCGGGATGCCTGCGTTGGTGCTGGTGGGAAGTGCGTGCCCGAGACTGGAGGGGCTGCTGCAGACCCTCTCTGGAGATGCACGGCACTGCGCAGCAGCGACACTTTACAGGAGGCTTCCGAGGTCACCGAGGACCCCGGGGAGTAG